TATGGAGCCCTGCCGTTATTTGGAATCTCAAGGGTGGCGGATAGATTTTATCGGGGTGGACGAGCATGGTCGTTTTGATATGGAAGAATTTAAACGCGTAATTGACGACCAAACGGCAATTGTGTCCGTCATGTGGGCCAATAGCGAAACCGGCACCATTTTCCCGATTGCCGAGATTGCCCAAATCGCCCACGAACACGGCGCATTATTTCATACTGACGCCGTACAAGCAGTGGGGAAAATTCCCGTAGATGTGCAGGCCGCGCAGATTGATATGCTTTCCCTTTCCGCACACAAGTTTCACGGGCCTAAGGGAGTGGGGGCGTTATATGTGCGCCGCGGAACCCGTTTTGTACCTTTTATGATGGGCGGCCATCAAGAAAAACACCGCCGCGCCGGTACGGAAAATGTGCCATACATTGTAGGCCTCGGTAAAGCGGCCGAACTGGCTAAAATTCGCTTAGCGGACGGCAGTATGACGCGTGTGGCAACTTTGCGCGACAAATTGGAACAAGGTATTTTAAGCCAAATTGCCGATGTAAAAGTGAACGGCGATACGGTCAACCGCGTGCCCAATACCACCAATGTCAGTTTCGGGTATATCGAAGGAGAATCTATTTTGATGTTCTTAAACGATTTTGGTATTTGTGCCTCTTCCGGTTCGGCGTGCACTTCCGGCTCGTTGGAGCCTTCGCACGTACTGCGTGCGATGGGCGTTCCGTTTCAATTTGCGCACGGGTCTATTCGTTTTTCGTTGTCGGATCAAACCACGGAGGCAGAAGTAGATTTGGTGCTTAAGGAACTTCCGCCCATTATCGAACGGTTGCGCAAAATATCGCCTTTTTCGCGCTTAAATGCCTGATTTTGTATCCGCGCCTTGAACGGGCGCGGTGTTTTTGTTAGCATAAATTGAACAAAGCCCAACAAGGAGAATTACAACCATGAAACGCCTGTTACTTTTAGCCGTTTTGTTGCTTCCTGTAGTGTTGTTTGCCAAAACCACTACCATTTATCACACCAGTGATACACAC
The DNA window shown above is from Elusimicrobium sp. and carries:
- the nifS gene encoding cysteine desulfurase NifS, with product MKEVYLDNNATTQCAPAVVEAMLPFFTENYGNASSMHTFGGSNRRPVETARQQVAALLNARYADEIIFTSCATESDNTALFSAARCFPNKKHIITSAVEHPAIMEPCRYLESQGWRIDFIGVDEHGRFDMEEFKRVIDDQTAIVSVMWANSETGTIFPIAEIAQIAHEHGALFHTDAVQAVGKIPVDVQAAQIDMLSLSAHKFHGPKGVGALYVRRGTRFVPFMMGGHQEKHRRAGTENVPYIVGLGKAAELAKIRLADGSMTRVATLRDKLEQGILSQIADVKVNGDTVNRVPNTTNVSFGYIEGESILMFLNDFGICASSGSACTSGSLEPSHVLRAMGVPFQFAHGSIRFSLSDQTTEAEVDLVLKELPPIIERLRKISPFSRLNA